In Lolium rigidum isolate FL_2022 chromosome 3, APGP_CSIRO_Lrig_0.1, whole genome shotgun sequence, the genomic window TCACCTGGCCATGTGGATGCGGCCAGTGCAGTGGGTACCTACACTACCACAGAGCAAGAAACATGCTGCCGGGCCACGAGTTGGCCGCTACAGATCTCAGTAAGAGCAAGAGAGCATCATCTCACTCTCCCTGACTCCGCTTCAGTCCTGCTGCTGCAATCAATCCACTTCCGAGTCGATCAGTCTTGGAGGCCGATCGAGGCCATGGAGCAAACTGCAGTGATTCCTCGGGTCCGTCTGGGCACCCAGGGACTGGAGGTGTCAAAGCTGGGGTTCGGGTGCATGGGTCTGACGGGCTCCTACAACTCGCCGCTGGACGACGGCGCCGGCATCGCTATCATCACGCATGCCTTCCGCCGCGGCGTCACCTTCTTCGACACCTCCGACGTCTACGGCCCCGAAACCAACGAGATCCTCGTCGGCAAGGTATTGGGCTGTCTGTTTCCTCGTTAATTTCGCCGGAGACTGATGGTTGTCAATCTTGGTCGGCTCAGGCGCTGAAGCATCTGCCGCGGGAGCAGGTGCAGGTGGCCACCAAGTTCGGCATGCGGCCCGGCGCCGACGGCACCACCGGCGTGTGCGGCCGGCCGGAGTACGTGCGCGCCTCCTGCGAGGCCAGCCTGCGCCGCCTTGACGTCGCCTACATCGACCTGTACTACCAGCACCGCGTCGACACCACCATCCCCATCGAAGACACGGTACTCCTTCCGCCAATTATTAGTAATAGATGATGATTATTCCCGTCCTTGTGCTGAAAACGGTGGTGCTGCAGATCGGCGAGCTGAAGAAGCTGGCGCAGGAAGGGAAGATCAGGTACATCGGGTTATCGGAGGCCAGCCCGGACACCATCAGGCGTGCTCACGCCGTGCATCCCATCACTGCCGTGCAGATGGAGTGGTCTCTGTGGGCTCGTGACATCGAGCCCGAGATTGTGCCGCTCTGCAGGTTGAGGATTTCTACATTCTACTTTCCTCCATGGCTTGATTAATAGAATCATGAAACAAGAAACTGATCAATTCTGTCTCACACACATTCAGAGAATTGGGGATTGGAATTGTTCCTTACAGCCCGATTGGCCGCGGGTTCTTCGGCGGAAGAGGAGTAACAGAACAAGTGTCTGCTCAATCTAGCCTGGTTCGTACCTATCCATACAATCCACCTGCAATTGCAAGTTTTCATTCTTTTCGGTTTGCTAACTAGCCTGTTCTTCTCTATATATCTTTCAGCAACGGCATCCGAGGTTTCTGGCAGAAAATCTTGAGAAGAACAAGCATCTTTATCTGAAAATTGAACAGCTATCCAAGAAGCATCAGTGCAGTCCTGCTCAGCTGGCTTTAGCGTGGGTTCTGCATCAAGGGGATGATACGGTTCCAATACCTGGTTAGTCCATTTTGTTCTGTAACCACATGCGCATGCCATTTTTGTTAAGGATGAATTCCACGTTTACCCTTTAATTTTTGACCTGTGATGCGTATTATCCCATTCGGTGAAAATTCTACCGCGGTATCTCATCTAAGAAACTCTGAACCAGATTGTAACCAATTTTACCATTTTTCTTACCGCTAGATAGGACCACCATGTTACATTTATGTGACAATGTGTAAAGTTCGGATGGTGTGCGCGACAATCATCTCCACTTGTCCAGTCATCTCTTCTCCATCATCCGTTTCAGTCCTCGTCTTCCTCAGGATATCCTGGAAACCTGATCATCACCTCACACCTTGCCAATGACCCACATCAATGAAAAAGGGTCCAAAGTTTCTTAAATGGGGTAATTGGTATCACAAATGCAAAATTAAAGTGTAAAATATTGAATTCACTCTAACCGTCTAGGATGATTTTGTCAAGTTGTCAATTCACATAGTACTAGTAGCCTATCTTTTTAAGATCGTCTTGCTTTGAGATTAGTATGTAGTTTTCAGACAGCGTTGTGAACTACTATAAGGGATTCCAATATAACTTACAAATATATATATGCTCCTACATTTCCAGGGACAACTAAGATCAAGAATTTAGATGCCAACATTGACTCCTTCAAGGTGAAGCTCACATACGACGACTTGGAAGAAATTAGCAACCAGATACGCGAAGAAGATGTGGCCGGTGGAAGGCCATATAATTCCCTTGCGCATACCACCTGGAAGGATGCAAACACTCCAAAGAAGTAAAGGTACAAAATATTATAGCGACGGCGATCTGTGTGATTAAATAATGGTGCCATTCTACCTGCCGATGTGATAAATGGTGCTGACTGTATATTGCGAATCATGTGTAACGAATAATGTAAGAATAAAGCGTGTCTTCCATTCACTCATTCAGGAACCATTTCCTCTTGAGCTGTCATGAGTTGAGAGGTTTCTGTCCCATGTGGTGTTCTTGGATTAAGCAATCCTTACATAATGGAACAGTAAGTGTGAAAATTAATAATGAGACGGGTCCCTATTTTCAGAGTGCAAAGGGGGTGCGCCAAGGCGACCCCATGGCTCCTTTTTTGTTCAATATGATTGGAGAATCTTTAACGAAAATGGTTTTGCAAGCACAACAAAACTGGTTGATCAGTGGTCTGGCTCCTGATCTTGTTAGGAATGGTGTTGCTATTCttcaatatgcggatgatacggTTTTATGTTTGTCGCATGATCCTGATAAAGCTATGAATCTTAAGTTGTTGCTTTACATGTTTGAGCTCATGTCGGGGTTAAAAATTAACTTCATGAAAAGTGAATTTTTTTCTATTAATGCGGATAATGATACAACAAAATTCTATTCTGATTTGTTCAATTGTCAAGTGGGGCAACTGCCCATGAAATAGCTGGGCATGCCTGTTACCTTCACcaattttaaaaatattgatTGGGATTTCCTAGATGCTAAGATGCTTAAAAAGCTTGATTCCTGG contains:
- the LOC124703236 gene encoding probable aldo-keto reductase 1 encodes the protein MEQTAVIPRVRLGTQGLEVSKLGFGCMGLTGSYNSPLDDGAGIAIITHAFRRGVTFFDTSDVYGPETNEILVGKALKHLPREQVQVATKFGMRPGADGTTGVCGRPEYVRASCEASLRRLDVAYIDLYYQHRVDTTIPIEDTIGELKKLAQEGKIRYIGLSEASPDTIRRAHAVHPITAVQMEWSLWARDIEPEIVPLCRELGIGIVPYSPIGRGFFGGRGVTEQVSAQSSLQRHPRFLAENLEKNKHLYLKIEQLSKKHQCSPAQLALAWVLHQGDDTVPIPGTTKIKNLDANIDSFKVKLTYDDLEEISNQIREEDVAGGRPYNSLAHTTWKDANTPKK